The nucleotide sequence ATAAATTTGTTCGAATATCCAACGTTTATTTGGGAAGCTAATATACCTAACCAAAGcattggggaattttgaaaatgtgTGACGATCGTTAGATCAATTTATGCACAAAGTGTAACATTGAGGTTATAGAAATGTCAATAAAGCAGTTTTCGAAGTGACGCCTAACGCTTTGGATCGTCTTGTTGGTGCTCTCGAGATTACCTCTTACATGGTGTCAGAAGTGGACCATGCCAAACGAAAATACACAGAACACGATGGGAAACGTTGGATCTAATGAAGAATCAAGAAGGGTTCCTGTGAAACCGCCCCCACCGATTGAATTGAGCAGCAACAACAAGGCCGCATGGGAGGCGTGGGAAAATGCTTTCCAATGGTACTCCATCGCAATAGAATTGGAAAAACTCGCCCCCAAGATCCAAGTTGCTGTCTTTATGAGCGCTTTAGGAAGTGCCGTAAAGGATATATTCGACAATTTTGGATTGTCGGATGAGGAAAAATCTAACCTCAATTTGGTTAGACAGAAGTTCCGAGAGTACTTTGCACCCAGCGAAAATGAAGTGTATGAGTCCTATAAGTTCTATACGATCACTCAGGATGATGGAGAAGGTATTGAGCAGTACATCACGAGAATCAAGGTGCAAGCAAATAAGTGCACCTTTCCGGCAACTGCAAAAGACAGATTGATTCGTGACAAATTGATTCACGGCTTGAAGTCTAGTGCGATTCGGGAGGAACTGCTGCGAAAGTCTTCCTTGACTCTCGAACAAACGATCGCGACGTGTAAAAGCATGGAAAAAGCAGCTGAGCATGCGAAATCGATGGACAAAAATAATCCTGGATGTTCCAAAAACACTGAGAGTGAAGTATACACTGTTAGAAACGGGAATGCAAGTTCTTCGAAGAAGACTGCTCAAGAGGTTGTTTGTGACAAATGTAATTACAAACATGGACTCCGAAAGTGTCCAGCTTCTGGCCAAAAGTGTAATAAGTGTGGGAATAAGGGTCATTTCGCATCAGTATgcaaaaatagaaagaaaaaagtgAAGCAGCTCGAAAAGGAGAGCGAAAGCTCGAGTGACGAAGATAGCGATACTGAACAGTTTTCGCTTAAAGTGCATTCGCTGAGTCGCGGTCGTGGCAAAGAAGATTGCTGGGAAAGTGTTATGGCAGTCCAAAAAGTGAAAATTCGTGTAAAAATTGATACTGGGGCCCAGTGCAATGTAATCACAAAGACCGCGCTCCAGAAATTGAGTGATTACTACGAAATAATGCCATCGAGAGTCAAGAGGCTGATCGCATTCAATGGAGGTCACGTACCAGTGCATGGAAGGGTCCTATTGACGTGTAGGATTCGGAAGAAAATGATCCCTCTCTGGTTTCAAGTAGTAAAGGGCGACAGAAGCTGCATCATTGATGGGAAGTCTGCAGTGAAAGCTGGATTAATCGCCAGAATTGATCACTTTGAGGTTAAAGAGGACGTATTTGAAGGCCTAGGTACAGTAAAGAATGTTGTGTATAATGCAGAATTGGTTGATAACCCCAAATTTGTTATCCATCCAGCCCGAAATATTCCCTTTGCCGATAGGGAAGAAACGAAGAAAGAGGTCTTCAAGATGGTGGATGACAAAGTTACGGTGAAGGAGAATGAAGCCACAGACGCAGTCTCTCCCATGGTGGTGGTCAGGCGAAGAGgtaaaattagaatttgcatTGACCTCACTGATGTTAATAAGAATATTAAGAGGAGACACTATCCCCTAACAGGAATAGATCAAGTGGCCGCGAATGTCTCAAAAAGTCGTTATTTTACGATTTTGGATTGCAAAAAGGGTTTTTGGCAAATTCGTTTGTCAGAAAAGACATCGAAGCTCTGCACATTCGCTACACCATGGGGAAGATTCAGATATTTAAGGATGCCGTTTGGACTGTGTTCAGCACCTGAAGTGTTCCAGAAAGTTATGATCGATCTCGTGGGAAACATTGAAGGAGTGGAAGTATCAATGGATGACATTCTGATCCATGCACCTACCCTTGACAAGTTGAAAGAGATCACTGAAAAAGTCATTAGAATTCTGGATTCAAATGGCTTGAAGCTGAACAAAGAAAAATGTTGTTTCAACCAAACATCTGTGAAATTCCTAGGGCACATTCTTTCGGCTGACGGGTTGAGCCCAGATCCGGAAAAATTGCAAGCTATTGACAGACTGAAGGCGCCTACGGACAAAAAATCACTGCAGAGATTTTTAGGGATGATTACTTACGTTGGAAAATTTATCCCAAATCTGTCAGAGCACACAGCGCCATTGCGAGAGTTGTTGAAAGGAGATCCCGTGTGGGATTGGACTGAGCATCAACAACGTGCCTTTTTGAAgctgaaaaattttctcaagaaTCCCCCAGTTTTGGCATTTTACGATGTAAACAAGCCAATGGTATTGTCAGTTGACAGTTCCGCAAATGCATTTGGAGCCGTTTTAATGCAAGAAAGAAGGCCTATAGCATATGCCACGAAAGCTCTGACTGATTGTCAACGAAACTGGCCGCAGATCGAGAAAGAAGCAGGAGCCATCAGGTTCGGCTGCCAGAAATTTCATGATTATATTTGGGGCCACAAAATCGTAGTGGAATCAGACCACAAACCGTTGGAGACTATTTTTGCAAAGCCGTTGAACAAAGCTCCATTACGTCTGAGGCAGATCCTGCATGATGTGAAAGCTTACGATCTGACAGTGAAATACGTCAAGGGGACAAGGATTCCAA is from Phlebotomus papatasi isolate M1 chromosome 1, Ppap_2.1, whole genome shotgun sequence and encodes:
- the LOC129809552 gene encoding uncharacterized protein K02A2.6-like, with translation MGNVGSNEESRRVPVKPPPPIELSSNNKAAWEAWENAFQWYSIAIELEKLAPKIQVAVFMSALGSAVKDIFDNFGLSDEEKSNLNLVRQKFREYFAPSENEVYESYKFYTITQDDGEGIEQYITRIKVQANKCTFPATAKDRLIRDKLIHGLKSSAIREELLRKSSLTLEQTIATCKSMEKAAEHAKSMDKNNPGCSKNTESEVYTVRNGNASSSKKTAQEVVCDKCNYKHGLRKCPASGQKCNKCGNKGHFASVCKNRKKKVKQLEKESESSSDEDSDTEQFSLKVHSLSRGRGKEDCWESVMAVQKVKIRVKIDTGAQCNVITKTALQKLSDYYEIMPSRVKRLIAFNGGHVPVHGRVLLTCRIRKKMIPLWFQVVKGDRSCIIDGKSAVKAGLIARIDHFEVKEDVFEGLGTVKNVVYNAELVDNPKFVIHPARNIPFADREETKKEVFKMVDDKVTVKENEATDAVSPMVVVRRRGKIRICIDLTDVNKNIKRRHYPLTGIDQVAANVSKSRYFTILDCKKGFWQIRLSEKTSKLCTFATPWGRFRYLRMPFGLCSAPEVFQKVMIDLVGNIEGVEVSMDDILIHAPTLDKLKEITEKVIRILDSNGLKLNKEKCCFNQTSVKFLGHILSADGLSPDPEKLQAIDRLKAPTDKKSLQRFLGMITYVGKFIPNLSEHTAPLRELLKGDPVWDWTEHQQRAFLKLKNFLKNPPVLAFYDVNKPMVLSVDSSANAFGAVLMQERRPIAYATKALTDCQRNWPQIEKEAGAIRFGCQKFHDYIWGHKIVVESDHKPLETIFAKPLNKAPLRLRQILHDVKAYDLTVKYVKGTRIPIADTLSRDCSSFCTDFEEDTEELHVNGATCLTEAALERYQQATANDPALQKLRKLILEGWPDSREEVPKVIRNYFTFRDELSILDGIIFKGDQVVVPVTERQRVINDIHAGHVGIQSSLRRARDFLYWPNMTAEITARIEKCLVCEKNQRSNQKETVLMKRVPEYPFEIVALDFFTHRKREYLLIVDSFSGYYDFKLMTSSTSAAVISFLKDKFADHGIPLEVHTDGGPQFTSKEFRDFGKQWDFKHVVSSPYFARSNGLAERYVQTAKNLLKKCREDGQDIKLALLMSRNTPGNELRSPAERLFSRKTRNPLCMNRNLLVPKIAEDNSERLQEQRNRQKKNADMGAKSFDKLAEGTRVRVQERDNAWVTGTIQSQQTERSYNVQLDDGRLIRRNRHFLHETKVEKPILPPVPASLPVSPTPARDSSSCNTSVRSEEIASGVPTTPEMGSPVLHRENEMRGTLSDPLATPVAAKSHPDPAPSPVPPAMITTRSGRVIKPPDRLNL